From one Callithrix jacchus isolate 240 chromosome 2, calJac240_pri, whole genome shotgun sequence genomic stretch:
- the RAB24 gene encoding ras-related protein Rab-24 isoform X2 translates to MSGQRVDVKVVMLGKEYVGKTSLVERYVHDRFLVGPYQNTIGAAFVAKVMSVGDRTVTLGIWDTAGSERYEAMSRIYYRGAKAAIVCYDLTDSSSFERAKFWVKELRSLEEGCQIYLCGTKSDLLEEDRRRRRVDFHDVQDYADNIKAQLFETSSKTGQSVDELFQKVAEDYVSVAAFQVMTEDKGVDLGQKANPYFYSCCHH, encoded by the exons ATGAGCGGGCAGCGCGTAGACGTCAAGGTGGTGATGCTGGGCAAGGAGTACGTGGGCAAGACGAGCCTGGTGGAGCGCTACGTGCACGATCGCTTTCTGGTGGGGCCCTATCAGAAC ACCATCGGGGCCGCCTTCGTGGCTAAGGTGATGTCGGTCGGAGACCGGACTGTGACATTAGGTATTTGG GACACAGCAGGCTCTGAGCGCTATGAGGCTATGAGTAGAATCTACTATCGGGGTGCCAAGGCTGCCATCGTCTGCTATG ACCTCACAGACAGCAGCAGCTTTGAGCGAGCAAAGTTCTGGGTGAAGGAACTGCGCAGTCTAGAGGAG GGCTGCCAAATCTACCTATGTGGCACCAAGAGTGACCTGCTGGAAGAAGACCGGAGGCGTCGACGTGTGGACTTCCATGACGTCCAGGATTATGCAGACA ATATCAAAGCTCAGCTCTTTGAAACATCCAGCAAGACAGGCCAGAGTGTGG ATGAGCTCTTCCAGAAAGTGGCAGAGGATTACGTCAGTGTGGCTGCCTTCCAGGTGATGACAG AGGACAAGGGCGTGGACCTGGGCCAGAAGGCAAACCCCTACTTTTACAGCTGTTGTCATCACTGA
- the RAB24 gene encoding ras-related protein Rab-24 isoform X1: MSGQRVDVKVVMLGKEYVGKTSLVERYVHDRFLVGPYQNTIGAAFVAKVMSVGDRTVTLGIWDTAGSERYEAMSRIYYRGAKAAIVCYDLTDSSSFERAKFWVKELRSLEEGCQIYLCGTKSDLLEEDRRRRRVDFHDVQDYADNIKAQLFETSSKTGQSVDELFQKVAEDYVSVAAFQRTRAWTWARRQTPTFTAVVITDSPLTWPGRIKGVPQSGWTQFLTGLG, encoded by the exons ATGAGCGGGCAGCGCGTAGACGTCAAGGTGGTGATGCTGGGCAAGGAGTACGTGGGCAAGACGAGCCTGGTGGAGCGCTACGTGCACGATCGCTTTCTGGTGGGGCCCTATCAGAAC ACCATCGGGGCCGCCTTCGTGGCTAAGGTGATGTCGGTCGGAGACCGGACTGTGACATTAGGTATTTGG GACACAGCAGGCTCTGAGCGCTATGAGGCTATGAGTAGAATCTACTATCGGGGTGCCAAGGCTGCCATCGTCTGCTATG ACCTCACAGACAGCAGCAGCTTTGAGCGAGCAAAGTTCTGGGTGAAGGAACTGCGCAGTCTAGAGGAG GGCTGCCAAATCTACCTATGTGGCACCAAGAGTGACCTGCTGGAAGAAGACCGGAGGCGTCGACGTGTGGACTTCCATGACGTCCAGGATTATGCAGACA ATATCAAAGCTCAGCTCTTTGAAACATCCAGCAAGACAGGCCAGAGTGTGG ATGAGCTCTTCCAGAAAGTGGCAGAGGATTACGTCAGTGTGGCTGCCTTCCAG AGGACAAGGGCGTGGACCTGGGCCAGAAGGCAAACCCCTACTTTTACAGCTGTTGTCATCACTGATTCACCACTCACCTGGCCTGGGAGAATTAAAGGAGTTCCCCAGAGCGGCTGGACCCAGTTCCTTACTGGGCTTGGGTAG